From the Brassica napus cultivar Da-Ae chromosome A8, Da-Ae, whole genome shotgun sequence genome, one window contains:
- the LOC106425935 gene encoding ethylene-responsive transcription factor ERF012-like — translation MVKQELNIKKEMSLSPSSSPKTKSKKNKIKKYKGVRMRSWGSWVSEIRAPNKKTRIWLGSYSTAEAAARAYDVALLCLKGPQANLNFPSSASSHLLLDEKTHLSPKSIQKIAAQAANNSFDLFAPSSSADSSPSDHDQHPDDMQSLIGSFVDNRVSLMDPSSSWYDNDHNGMFFFDDGAPFNYSPPLNTTTNMVDGYFYEDADIPLWSFS, via the coding sequence ATGGTGAAACAAGAACTCAATATCAAGAAGGAAATGTCATTGTCACCTTCGTCTTCTCCTAAGACCAAGAGCAAGAAGAATAAGATTAAGAAGTACAAAGGAGTGAGGATGAGAAGTTGGGGATCATGGGTGTCTGAGATTAGGGCACCAAATAAAAAGACAAGGATTTGGTTGGGCTCTTACTCAACAGCTGAAGCAGCAGCTCGGGCTTATGATGTTGCACTCTTGTGTCTAAAAGGCCCTCAAGCCAATCTCAACTTCCCCAGCTCTGCTTCTTCACACCTTCTGTTAGATGAAAAGACCCATTTGTCCCCCAAATCCATCCAAAAAATTGCCGCTCAAGCAGCCAACAATTCATTTGACCTTTTTGCTCCCTCTTCATCGGCAGATTCGTCGCCGTCCGATCATGATCAACATCCTGATGACATGCAATCTTTGATAGGGTCTTTCGTAGACAATCGTGTGTCTTTGATGGATCCATCATCATCGTGGTATGACAATGATCATAATGGGATGTTCTTCTTCGATGATGGAGCTCCGTTTAATTACTCTCCTCCACTGAACACGACCACGAATATGGTCGATGGGTATTTCTACGAAGATGCTGATATTCCACTTTGGAGTTTCAGTTGA